The following proteins are encoded in a genomic region of Rhodoferax aquaticus:
- the rfbB gene encoding dTDP-glucose 4,6-dehydratase, with product MTILVTGGAGFIGSNFVLDWFEGSTEPVVNLDKLTYAGNLQNLAALEGNPNHHFVQGDFGDAALVAQLLAQYQPRAIVNFAAESHVDRSIHGPADFIHTNIVGTFNLLECVRSYWGAMDATGKEAFRFLHVSTDEVYGSLAKDDPAFTEHHRYEPNSPYSASKAASDHLVRAYHHTYGLPVLTTNCSNNYGPFHFPEKLIPLMIVNAQAGKPLPVYGDGQQIRDWLYVKDHCSAIRRVLQAGTVGEVYNVGGWNEKPNLEIVHTVCALLDELKPRADGKPYQEQITYVTDRPGHDRRYAIDARKLEQELGWKPAETFETGIRKTVQWYLDNPEWVRNVQSGGYRDWIGKQYGEHSGEHKALDKVAV from the coding sequence ATGACGATCCTCGTTACCGGCGGCGCCGGATTCATTGGCAGCAACTTCGTGCTGGACTGGTTCGAGGGCTCGACGGAGCCCGTGGTCAACCTCGACAAACTCACCTACGCAGGTAACTTACAAAACCTAGCCGCGCTAGAAGGCAACCCAAACCACCATTTTGTGCAAGGTGACTTTGGCGATGCCGCCTTGGTGGCGCAGCTGCTGGCCCAGTACCAGCCGCGTGCCATCGTCAACTTTGCAGCAGAGAGCCATGTAGATCGCTCCATCCACGGCCCAGCGGACTTCATTCACACCAACATCGTTGGCACCTTCAACCTGCTGGAGTGTGTGCGCAGCTACTGGGGTGCGATGGATGCCACAGGCAAGGAAGCCTTCAGGTTCTTGCACGTCTCCACCGACGAGGTCTACGGCTCCTTGGCCAAAGACGACCCCGCCTTTACCGAGCACCACCGCTACGAGCCCAATAGCCCGTATTCCGCCAGCAAAGCGGCCAGCGACCACTTGGTGCGTGCCTACCACCACACCTACGGCCTGCCGGTACTCACCACCAACTGCTCCAACAACTACGGCCCCTTCCATTTCCCAGAAAAACTCATCCCGCTGATGATCGTCAACGCCCAAGCGGGCAAGCCCCTACCAGTGTACGGAGACGGCCAGCAAATCCGCGACTGGCTCTATGTCAAAGACCACTGCAGCGCCATTCGCCGGGTCTTGCAAGCGGGCACCGTAGGCGAGGTCTACAACGTAGGCGGTTGGAATGAAAAACCCAACCTCGAGATCGTGCACACCGTGTGCGCGCTGCTGGACGAACTCAAACCCCGTGCCGACGGCAAGCCCTACCAAGAGCAAATCACCTACGTGACCGACCGCCCAGGCCATGACCGCCGCTATGCGATTGATGCCCGCAAGTTAGAACAAGAGCTGGGCTGGAAGCCCGCAGAGACTTTTGAGACTGGCATCCGTAAAACCGTGCAGTGGTATTTGGACAACCCCGAGTGGGTGCGCAACGTGCAAAGTGGCGGTTACCGTGACTGGATTGGCAAGCAATATGGCGAGCACAGCGGCGAACACAAGGCCCTCGACAAGGTCGCCGTATGA
- a CDS encoding class II glutamine amidotransferase, producing the protein MCQLLGMNSRLPASLTLSFTGFSQRGGCTDHHSDGWGIAFFESEGQAPGRAARFFVDKESAATSPIAQMLRTYPIKSHNVVAHVRKATVGAVTLENCHPFMRELWGRYWVFAHNGDLKEFAPHLHGSFKPVGSTDSELAFCWLLQELNKSHAAAPSEEELTKTLAELVPQIAKHGTFNFLLSNGQALWAHASTKLHYVQRQHPFAEVHMKDEDIKVDLSELNCPEDRLIIVVTEPLTTNENWVAMAPGELRVFKDGCPLVRAGVEELALA; encoded by the coding sequence ATGTGCCAATTGCTTGGAATGAATAGCCGCTTGCCGGCCAGCCTCACGCTTAGTTTTACCGGTTTTTCTCAGCGTGGCGGATGCACCGACCACCACTCCGACGGCTGGGGTATCGCTTTTTTCGAAAGCGAAGGTCAAGCACCTGGCCGCGCCGCACGCTTCTTTGTCGACAAGGAAAGCGCCGCCACCTCCCCCATTGCGCAAATGCTGCGCACTTACCCCATTAAAAGTCACAACGTGGTGGCCCATGTACGCAAAGCCACCGTGGGTGCCGTCACATTGGAAAACTGCCACCCGTTCATGCGGGAGCTGTGGGGGCGCTACTGGGTGTTTGCCCACAACGGCGATTTGAAAGAATTTGCCCCCCATTTGCACGGAAGCTTTAAACCCGTCGGCAGCACAGACAGCGAACTCGCATTTTGCTGGCTACTCCAAGAGCTCAACAAATCGCACGCAGCAGCGCCCTCTGAAGAAGAACTCACCAAAACATTGGCCGAGTTGGTGCCCCAAATTGCCAAGCACGGAACCTTCAATTTTTTACTCTCCAACGGGCAAGCGCTATGGGCGCATGCCAGTACCAAGCTGCACTATGTGCAAAGACAGCATCCGTTTGCCGAAGTCCATATGAAGGATGAAGACATCAAGGTCGACTTGTCTGAACTCAATTGCCCCGAAGACCGCTTGATCATTGTGGTCACAGAACCTTTGACCACCAACGAAAACTGGGTGGCCATGGCACCCGGTGAATTGCGGGTGTTCAAAGACGGCTGCCCGTTAGTGCGCGCGGGAGTCGAAGAATTGGCACTGGCCTAG
- a CDS encoding 4-oxalocrotonate tautomerase produces the protein MPTYHIELLEGRTLEQKKKLVEEITRVSVEVLGVSPGSVDIVFTDVQRHNWATGGKLWSEPRQ, from the coding sequence ATGCCCACCTACCACATTGAACTGCTTGAAGGCCGCACGCTCGAGCAAAAGAAGAAACTGGTCGAAGAAATCACCCGCGTCAGCGTAGAAGTCTTGGGGGTATCGCCTGGATCGGTCGATATCGTGTTCACCGACGTTCAGCGCCACAACTGGGCAACCGGCGGCAAGCTGTGGTCAGAGCCCCGACAGTGA
- a CDS encoding ArnT family glycosyltransferase yields the protein MSIVHFSVGAVLGLSVDEAHYLLYAAHPALSYFDHPPMVGWVQIPLVALNAPEAVLRLVPQALWLASAVLVYRITVRLSGDAARAAQAAVWATLAFAAAPLLHVLGIGLLPDTLLVFWSLAIAAQTLRLMETSVAQRAGPWLLMGLLLGLAGLSKYTAILPAAAMGVCMLLAHGWAVLRNKYLWVAAVLALALVSPVLVWNAQNQWVSFHYQAQHGAGGAWSGVHVLRFLGLQVLAFGPLLWWGAWGVHAVARGQRCLLAFFVIPFAVFAWMSGGGSSLPHWTAPAWAVLAPFAGIALARSVQSRGRWVVGALLALQLAACAALLGLMASAGQPWAGSQQRYSAAPTNPFADLHGWSEAGQKASTLAAQRGLTSVAVQNWTLASRLGWYVRPLPVYALDDRFDQFDLWAGDLPAGGNTLLVDWSQMAYTVPLAPHGFASCTWLDTLPIERLSASLSRFDFYDCRAWSGKPAPQLKIDAGATYPG from the coding sequence GTGTCAATCGTTCACTTTTCGGTGGGGGCTGTGCTTGGCCTGTCAGTGGATGAGGCGCATTATTTGTTGTATGCGGCCCATCCGGCGCTGAGTTATTTTGACCACCCTCCTATGGTGGGATGGGTCCAGATTCCGCTTGTGGCGCTCAACGCGCCAGAGGCCGTACTTCGATTGGTCCCGCAGGCTTTGTGGCTCGCCAGTGCGGTGTTGGTCTACCGCATCACGGTGCGCTTGTCGGGCGATGCTGCAAGGGCCGCGCAAGCAGCAGTGTGGGCGACCCTAGCCTTTGCCGCTGCCCCGCTGTTGCATGTGTTGGGAATTGGCTTGTTACCTGACACATTGCTGGTGTTTTGGAGTCTGGCCATTGCAGCACAAACTTTGCGACTCATGGAGACATCGGTTGCGCAGCGTGCCGGGCCATGGCTGCTCATGGGCTTGCTGTTGGGATTGGCGGGCTTGAGCAAGTACACCGCGATTCTCCCGGCGGCGGCTATGGGGGTGTGTATGTTGCTGGCGCACGGTTGGGCCGTGCTGCGCAACAAATACCTGTGGGTAGCAGCGGTACTTGCGCTCGCGCTTGTTTCGCCAGTCCTGGTGTGGAATGCACAGAACCAATGGGTTTCCTTTCATTACCAAGCACAGCATGGCGCAGGTGGTGCCTGGTCAGGCGTGCACGTCTTGCGGTTTTTGGGCTTGCAGGTGTTGGCGTTTGGCCCTTTGCTGTGGTGGGGAGCTTGGGGCGTGCACGCGGTGGCGCGAGGCCAGCGGTGCTTGCTCGCCTTTTTTGTGATTCCCTTTGCCGTGTTTGCATGGATGTCTGGCGGCGGCAGCAGTCTGCCGCACTGGACAGCTCCAGCCTGGGCCGTGTTGGCTCCCTTTGCGGGTATAGCCTTGGCTCGGAGTGTGCAATCCCGCGGGCGATGGGTCGTGGGGGCCCTTCTTGCCTTGCAATTGGCAGCGTGTGCAGCGCTGCTCGGACTGATGGCCAGCGCGGGGCAACCCTGGGCGGGCAGCCAACAGCGTTATTCCGCGGCTCCTACCAACCCGTTTGCCGACCTGCATGGCTGGAGTGAAGCGGGGCAAAAAGCAAGCACCTTGGCGGCGCAACGCGGACTGACATCGGTTGCCGTGCAGAACTGGACCTTGGCAAGCCGCTTGGGCTGGTACGTACGTCCTTTGCCGGTGTACGCGCTGGATGACCGCTTTGACCAGTTCGATCTCTGGGCCGGTGATTTGCCAGCAGGGGGCAACACCTTGTTGGTGGATTGGTCCCAGATGGCCTACACCGTGCCACTGGCACCCCATGGTTTTGCGAGCTGCACTTGGTTGGACACGCTGCCCATTGAGCGCTTGAGCGCAAGCTTGTCTCGCTTTGACTTCTACGACTGCCGAGCTTGGTCTGGCAAGCCAGCACCCCAGCTGAAGATAGATGCTGGTGCCACCTACCCAGGATGA
- a CDS encoding phosphatase PAP2 family protein — protein sequence MSEPAHVSVVAPNPSAVAKWVWAVPFVLFLLTAPLWLHWWEPQMYLYINALCLPVAAWVWTGLSIFGNGWGIFGVTAPLLVLAPRAMWAWMCAAPFAAVLARTGKDLLESPRPAAVVDNTQMRIVGETLHNVSMPSGHTLTAFAVAAGLYFSVPRATRARYAWLWLLAMGAGLSRIAVGAHWPGDVAVGAALGILAGLLGHTVWQRVPATWLVPSHWAARLVGVLLALACYHMVFDELDFPENWVLQNILAVVTAASLLAFVWQNWRLRASAQR from the coding sequence ATGTCTGAACCCGCGCATGTTTCTGTCGTCGCCCCTAACCCGTCTGCGGTAGCCAAGTGGGTCTGGGCGGTGCCCTTTGTTTTGTTCCTGCTGACTGCACCCTTGTGGCTGCATTGGTGGGAGCCGCAGATGTACCTCTACATCAATGCCTTGTGCCTGCCTGTCGCGGCGTGGGTATGGACCGGCTTGTCGATCTTCGGCAACGGTTGGGGGATATTTGGGGTCACGGCGCCCTTACTGGTGTTGGCGCCGCGCGCCATGTGGGCGTGGATGTGCGCAGCGCCGTTTGCTGCTGTGTTGGCCCGCACAGGCAAGGACTTGCTGGAAAGCCCGCGTCCCGCAGCCGTCGTGGACAACACCCAGATGCGTATTGTGGGTGAGACCTTGCACAACGTTTCTATGCCTTCCGGCCATACCCTCACCGCATTTGCGGTGGCGGCAGGTCTGTACTTTTCCGTGCCGCGGGCCACACGTGCCCGATACGCATGGTTGTGGTTGCTGGCAATGGGTGCTGGCCTGTCACGGATTGCGGTGGGCGCCCATTGGCCGGGTGATGTAGCAGTAGGCGCGGCGTTGGGCATCTTGGCGGGCTTGTTAGGCCATACCGTCTGGCAACGCGTGCCCGCGACTTGGTTGGTGCCTAGCCACTGGGCCGCCCGCCTTGTGGGTGTGTTGTTGGCATTGGCGTGCTACCACATGGTGTTTGATGAGCTCGACTTTCCGGAAAACTGGGTCCTGCAGAACATTTTGGCCGTGGTGACAGCGGCATCGTTGCTCGCGTTTGTGTGGCAGAACTGGCGCTTGCGCGCTTCAGCACAGCGCTAG
- a CDS encoding Rossmann-like and DUF2520 domain-containing protein yields the protein MQTQTLNIVGAGRVGQTLAHLWHQHGVFTVQDVLTTRPDTAQAACAFIGAGTACTSTQALRPADVWMLATPDARLPEAITQLEKRAPDLGTRPPAPLVFHCSGALDSGLLLPLQVRGWQVASAHCILSFATPTMAVQQFAGTPCALEGNSPSQAKLQTAFEAIGAQCFEIRKEDKLLYHAAAVFATNFLPVLQSVAEEAWRAVGVPELLLPHLRASLLHNAVTNILALGPQKALTGPAARGDLPAIERQAQAVRQWDAPSGAAYEALSQLALRLAGKA from the coding sequence ATGCAAACCCAAACACTCAATATCGTAGGCGCGGGTCGGGTCGGACAAACCCTGGCGCACTTGTGGCACCAGCACGGTGTATTTACAGTTCAAGACGTGCTGACCACGCGGCCTGATACCGCACAGGCCGCCTGCGCCTTCATCGGTGCCGGCACGGCTTGCACAAGCACGCAAGCACTTAGGCCGGCCGATGTCTGGATGCTAGCCACGCCCGACGCACGACTGCCCGAAGCCATCACCCAACTTGAAAAGCGAGCGCCCGACCTTGGTACGAGACCTCCCGCTCCTTTGGTCTTTCACTGCAGTGGTGCGTTGGACTCTGGCCTATTGCTACCCCTGCAAGTCCGCGGCTGGCAGGTCGCCAGTGCCCACTGCATTTTGAGCTTTGCCACCCCCACAATGGCAGTGCAACAGTTTGCCGGAACACCTTGCGCATTAGAAGGAAATTCTCCTAGCCAGGCGAAGCTGCAAACAGCGTTTGAGGCCATTGGCGCGCAGTGTTTTGAAATCCGCAAAGAAGACAAGTTGCTGTACCACGCAGCCGCCGTGTTTGCGACCAACTTTTTGCCGGTGCTGCAAAGCGTTGCGGAAGAGGCATGGCGTGCCGTGGGCGTTCCCGAGCTCTTACTGCCCCATTTGCGCGCGTCCCTGCTCCACAACGCGGTGACCAACATCCTGGCCCTGGGTCCCCAAAAAGCGCTCACCGGACCCGCAGCACGGGGGGACCTCCCTGCGATTGAACGGCAAGCGCAAGCGGTCAGGCAATGGGATGCGCCCTCAGGAGCGGCCTACGAAGCCTTAAGCCAACTGGCCTTGCGCTTGGCCGGCAAAGCCTAG
- a CDS encoding serine/threonine protein kinase, producing the protein MKLLEPGEVLDGFVIEECMHAGGMAHIYRVHYAHGAQDPGFPMAMKIPRMTAGDGGENIVSFEIESQLMQVLTGRHVPRFVATGDLDRMPYLVMEYIPGRTVQQVLDQGRMTDPAAVAQLGTAMARAAHALHQQNAVHLDLKPANVLLRDDASAVLLDFGLSCHAHYPDLLAEQLRKAVGSPIWMAPEQVVGVRGDPRSDVFAIGVMLYQLVTAELPFGEPQTPGGLRQRLWMDPIPPRAHQPGVPAWLQEVILRCLEPEAARRYPSAAHLAFDLTHPTQVTITARGGKTEGTPAWTHFKRWIKAAGMHYQPSPLPAQQIEEVPIVLVALPHKDVSDATLYSLRQAVARSLGTRPGARLACITVISPGLSSTTHTAHSETSLQRHYLTQLRQWATPLDHPGHQTSFHVLESHDVAQAILDYAVGNSVSVIVLGAATHGTKTQRFIATVPIKVAMEAPCTVILVKQTLPFEQLAQPASPSRAAAPGYSDSDSDTDAKLPSPLYGDDLGPLG; encoded by the coding sequence ATGAAACTGCTGGAGCCCGGCGAGGTTCTCGACGGTTTTGTCATTGAAGAATGCATGCACGCTGGCGGCATGGCCCACATCTACCGGGTGCACTATGCCCACGGCGCGCAAGACCCGGGCTTCCCAATGGCCATGAAAATCCCACGCATGACTGCGGGTGACGGAGGCGAAAACATTGTGAGCTTCGAGATCGAAAGTCAGCTCATGCAGGTGCTCACGGGGCGCCACGTGCCCCGTTTTGTCGCGACTGGCGATTTAGACCGAATGCCTTACCTGGTCATGGAATACATCCCTGGCCGTACCGTGCAACAGGTTTTGGACCAAGGCCGCATGACCGACCCGGCAGCGGTCGCCCAGTTGGGCACGGCCATGGCCCGCGCGGCCCACGCGCTCCACCAACAAAATGCGGTCCACCTCGACCTCAAGCCCGCCAACGTTTTGCTGCGGGACGACGCCAGCGCGGTGCTCTTGGACTTTGGCCTCTCGTGCCACGCCCACTACCCGGACTTACTGGCCGAACAACTACGTAAAGCCGTGGGCTCCCCCATTTGGATGGCACCGGAACAAGTGGTTGGCGTGCGGGGGGATCCGCGCAGTGACGTCTTTGCCATTGGGGTCATGCTGTACCAATTAGTGACCGCAGAGCTCCCTTTTGGCGAGCCGCAGACCCCCGGTGGGCTGCGCCAGCGCTTATGGATGGACCCTATTCCGCCCCGAGCCCACCAACCCGGCGTACCGGCGTGGCTGCAGGAAGTTATCTTGCGCTGCCTAGAGCCCGAGGCAGCGCGGCGCTACCCGTCGGCTGCGCACCTGGCCTTTGACCTCACCCACCCCACGCAGGTGACCATCACCGCCAGAGGCGGCAAAACCGAGGGCACACCCGCTTGGACCCACTTCAAGCGCTGGATCAAAGCCGCCGGTATGCACTACCAGCCCAGCCCCCTGCCCGCACAGCAGATTGAAGAAGTACCCATCGTTCTGGTGGCACTGCCCCACAAAGATGTGAGCGATGCCACCTTGTACTCGCTGCGCCAAGCGGTGGCACGCTCTTTAGGCACCCGCCCCGGGGCACGCTTGGCCTGCATCACGGTCATATCGCCGGGACTCAGCAGCACCACCCACACCGCCCATAGCGAAACCAGCTTGCAGCGCCATTACCTGACGCAGTTGCGCCAATGGGCAACACCGCTAGACCACCCGGGACACCAAACCTCGTTTCACGTGCTTGAATCACATGATGTGGCGCAGGCCATCTTGGACTATGCGGTGGGCAATAGCGTGAGCGTCATTGTGTTGGGCGCAGCCACGCATGGGACCAAAACCCAGCGTTTTATTGCAACCGTACCCATCAAAGTAGCCATGGAAGCGCCATGCACCGTGATCTTGGTGAAACAAACACTTCCGTTTGAACAGCTTGCCCAGCCCGCAAGCCCCAGCCGTGCGGCGGCGCCGGGGTACTCGGATTCAGACTCTGATACAGACGCCAAGCTGCCAAGTCCCTTGTACGGGGATGACCTTGGCCCCTTGGGCTGA
- a CDS encoding metallophosphoesterase family protein, with protein sequence MRLALLSDIHANIQALDACLAHARARQAQRFVFLGDLVGYGADPRAVVDRVRLLTEEGALVLKGNHDAMAVAPPASVRTIGDSTAYWTHRQLTPEHHQWLDQLPMTLQHEASLFVHASVNEPELWRYVYDQRAATDSLNATADWRDVRYVFGGHVHLQTLYYRGADTELMMFTPLPGVALPVPRHRQWLSTIGSVGQPRDGNTKAMYAMFDTERAQLTFHRVDYDNSSAASAIRRAGLPEFFAHRLEIGR encoded by the coding sequence ATGCGACTGGCCTTGCTGTCAGATATCCACGCCAATATACAGGCGCTGGATGCCTGTTTGGCGCACGCACGTGCACGCCAAGCGCAGCGCTTTGTCTTTTTGGGCGATTTGGTTGGGTACGGCGCTGACCCCCGCGCTGTCGTCGACCGTGTGCGCCTGCTGACCGAAGAGGGTGCCCTGGTCCTCAAGGGCAACCACGATGCCATGGCCGTTGCGCCGCCCGCGTCGGTACGAACCATTGGCGACAGCACTGCCTATTGGACCCACCGCCAACTCACGCCAGAGCACCACCAGTGGCTAGACCAGCTACCTATGACCCTCCAGCACGAGGCCAGCCTGTTTGTGCACGCCAGCGTCAATGAGCCTGAACTATGGCGCTATGTCTACGACCAGCGCGCTGCGACCGATAGTTTGAATGCCACTGCAGACTGGCGGGATGTCCGCTATGTGTTTGGTGGCCATGTGCATTTGCAGACGCTGTATTACCGGGGTGCTGACACAGAGTTGATGATGTTCACTCCGCTTCCCGGCGTTGCCCTGCCCGTGCCGCGGCATAGGCAATGGCTGAGCACCATTGGATCTGTGGGGCAGCCGCGCGACGGCAATACCAAAGCCATGTACGCCATGTTTGACACAGAGCGCGCCCAGCTGACGTTCCACCGGGTGGACTATGACAATTCCAGCGCCGCGAGCGCTATTCGCAGGGCAGGTCTTCCGGAGTTCTTTGCCCATCGGTTGGAGATAGGCAGATGA
- a CDS encoding organic hydroperoxide resistance protein gives MSNTIEKVIYQAHATSTGGRDGTTRTSDGLLDLKLAVPKEMGGPGAGVNPEQLFAAGYSACFIGAMKFVAGTQKLALPADTSIDATVGIGQIPQGFGIEVQLVVRIPGMDRAAAEALVHKAHQVCPYSNATRGNIDVTITVA, from the coding sequence ATGAGCAACACCATCGAAAAAGTCATTTACCAAGCCCACGCCACATCCACAGGCGGGCGTGACGGCACCACCCGTACCTCTGACGGCTTGTTGGACCTGAAATTGGCAGTGCCAAAAGAAATGGGTGGCCCCGGTGCTGGCGTGAACCCGGAGCAACTGTTTGCCGCTGGCTACAGTGCCTGCTTTATTGGTGCCATGAAGTTTGTTGCTGGCACCCAAAAGCTGGCTTTGCCTGCGGACACCAGCATTGACGCCACGGTGGGCATTGGACAAATCCCCCAAGGCTTTGGCATTGAAGTGCAATTGGTGGTGCGTATTCCAGGCATGGACCGCGCAGCAGCGGAAGCTTTGGTGCACAAGGCGCACCAAGTTTGCCCCTACTCCAACGCAACACGCGGCAATATCGACGTGACCATCACCGTCGCGTAA
- a CDS encoding MarR family winged helix-turn-helix transcriptional regulator — translation MSTPNTSTDNPVPSGDAALALDNQLCFALYSASLAMTKLYKPLLEALNLTYPQYLVLLVLWQGDGLTVSQLGNRLGLDSGTLTPLLKRMEQAELLTRQRSAEDERRVQVYLSTHGAALKSQARNIPACVVAQTQCPVPELMAITRQIQQLRDQINASTASATAEPVTPR, via the coding sequence ATGTCAACGCCAAACACATCAACCGATAACCCCGTGCCCAGCGGCGATGCTGCTTTGGCGCTGGACAACCAGCTATGTTTTGCGCTGTATTCGGCCTCGTTGGCAATGACCAAGTTGTACAAGCCCCTGCTAGAAGCGCTGAACCTCACTTACCCGCAGTATTTGGTATTGCTGGTTTTGTGGCAGGGCGATGGCCTGACCGTCAGCCAACTGGGCAACCGCCTTGGCTTGGACTCTGGCACCCTGACCCCCCTACTCAAGCGCATGGAGCAAGCTGAACTGTTGACCCGTCAGCGCAGCGCTGAGGATGAACGCCGCGTGCAGGTGTACTTAAGCACCCACGGCGCGGCCCTCAAATCCCAAGCCCGCAACATCCCCGCGTGTGTAGTGGCGCAAACGCAATGCCCCGTGCCAGAACTGATGGCCATTACTCGCCAGATCCAGCAGTTGCGAGACCAAATTAACGCCAGTACCGCCAGCGCTACGGCCGAACCTGTTACCCCCCGTTGA
- a CDS encoding GMC family oxidoreductase has protein sequence MFDYIIIGGGTAGCVLAARLSEKPNTTVALLEAGAAPDHVVLRCPAAAAVLARTGQWSTQLATLAQPGLNGRQVTLQTGQILGGSSATQPAHWQPAQREDYDHWAAEGNVGWGADDVLPYLHKAQAQLALDPDDAPHDLALASQFLQGAQSADYPLHADSLHFAGRGASLLKQLRHQGVRQTAASAYLQRTTLERTNLRVFTEAHAMRILIDHHRAVGVEFVHAGQTMQLHAAGEVVLCSGAIGSAHLLMLSGIGPHKQLVQKGIATVHHLPGVGQTLHDHLCLTLPMRTPHATNPLALTLGGLWTFARAWRQWRSTHSGLLAGNFNPAGAFIVSEDHLRTPDLQVSLYTQPWAAREHMLGWASGYACSLHLLRPASRGRVALASKDPFAAPVVDPDYLGVRFDMERMVRGFKVMRTILEQPSLKTLGGVELASTARARNDVEIEHFLRENAHSAHHMAGTCRMGNSADDVVDAQLRVHGIAALRVVDASVMPRLVSADPLATTLMIAEKAADLLQAGMA, from the coding sequence ATGTTTGACTACATCATCATCGGTGGCGGAACGGCGGGCTGCGTCTTGGCGGCGCGCTTAAGCGAAAAGCCCAACACCACGGTTGCGCTGCTTGAGGCTGGCGCGGCACCTGACCATGTCGTGCTGCGATGTCCTGCTGCCGCAGCAGTGCTGGCGCGCACGGGTCAATGGAGTACGCAGTTAGCAACCCTCGCACAACCGGGGCTCAATGGCCGTCAAGTCACTTTGCAAACTGGGCAGATCCTGGGGGGTAGCAGCGCCACCCAGCCCGCACATTGGCAGCCCGCTCAGCGCGAAGACTATGACCACTGGGCCGCAGAGGGCAATGTGGGGTGGGGGGCAGACGACGTACTTCCTTACCTCCACAAAGCACAAGCCCAGCTCGCCCTCGACCCGGACGATGCGCCGCACGACCTCGCGCTTGCCAGCCAGTTCCTCCAAGGCGCGCAAAGCGCTGATTACCCCTTGCATGCAGATTCCCTGCACTTTGCGGGGCGCGGCGCTAGTCTGCTTAAGCAACTGCGCCACCAAGGCGTGCGCCAAACTGCCGCAAGTGCCTATTTGCAACGCACGACCTTGGAGCGGACCAATTTGCGGGTGTTTACCGAAGCCCATGCGATGCGAATCTTGATCGACCACCACCGCGCGGTTGGCGTCGAGTTTGTGCACGCGGGCCAAACCATGCAGCTGCATGCCGCAGGCGAGGTCGTGCTGTGCTCTGGTGCCATCGGATCTGCGCACCTGCTTATGCTTTCCGGCATTGGGCCCCACAAGCAATTGGTGCAAAAGGGCATTGCCACCGTGCATCACCTGCCTGGTGTGGGCCAAACCCTGCATGACCACTTGTGTCTGACATTGCCCATGCGCACGCCCCATGCGACGAACCCACTGGCGCTCACGCTGGGTGGCTTGTGGACATTTGCCCGCGCGTGGCGGCAGTGGCGTAGCACGCACAGCGGCTTGCTCGCTGGCAACTTCAACCCAGCGGGCGCCTTCATCGTGAGCGAAGACCATTTACGCACCCCAGACCTCCAAGTCTCGCTATATACCCAGCCATGGGCCGCGCGGGAGCACATGCTGGGCTGGGCGTCTGGCTACGCCTGTAGCTTGCACTTGCTGCGCCCAGCAAGCCGCGGGCGCGTGGCGCTGGCAAGCAAAGACCCGTTTGCGGCCCCTGTGGTGGACCCCGACTATCTGGGTGTGCGCTTCGACATGGAGCGCATGGTGCGCGGCTTCAAGGTGATGCGCACCATCCTTGAGCAGCCGAGCTTGAAAACATTGGGCGGCGTGGAGTTGGCCAGCACCGCACGTGCGCGCAATGATGTCGAAATAGAGCACTTTCTCCGCGAAAACGCCCATAGCGCCCATCACATGGCAGGCACCTGCCGCATGGGTAACAGCGCAGATGATGTGGTGGACGCACAACTGCGGGTCCACGGCATCGCTGCCTTGCGGGTGGTGGATGCCTCGGTCATGCCTCGGCTGGTGAGCGCAGATCCTTTGGCCACCACATTGATGATTGCAGAGAAAGCAGCGGACCTGCTCCAAGCGGGTATGGCTTAG